TTCCGCCTGTACATGCTGATACGTCAATAACCTTCCCCGACTCCTGACAGCGAGTTATAGTCAGGAGTCACCTCTTTACGGAACAGATTATGAAGCAGTTTCTCGACTTCCTGCCCCTGATTGTCTTCTTTGCCTTCTACAAGATGTACGACATTTTTGTCGGCACCTGGGCGCTGATCATCGCCACCGCCCTCGCGCTGGTTTACAGCTGGGTTAAGTATCGCAAGCTGGAAAAAACCACGCTGGTGACCTTTGTGATGGTTGCCGTCTTTGGCGGGCTGACTATTTATTTCCACAACGCCGAATTCATTAAGTGGAAAGTGTCGCTGATTTACGGCCTGTTCGCCGCCGCTCTGCTGGTGATGCAGTTCGGTATGAACAAGCTGCTGATTCAAAGCATGTTGGGTAAAGAAATCACCTTGCCGACCGAAGTGTGGACTCGCCTGAATATCGCCTGGGCGCTGTTCTTCATCGCCTGTGGTTTATTGAATATTTACGTGGCGTTCTGGCTACCGGAAAGCATCTGGATTAACTTTAAAGTCTTCGGGCTGACCGCCCTCACGCTGGTCTTCACCCTGCTGAGCGGCGTCTATATCTACCGTCATATGCCAAAGGAAGAGCAGTAATGCCGAACGAATTACCGCAAGGTGAATTAGTGCTGCGCACCCTGGCTATGCCAGCGGACACCAACGCCAACGGCGATATTTTTGGCGGCTGGCTGATGTCACAGATGGATATGGGCGGCGCCATTCAGGCCAAAGAAATCGCTCATGGCCGCGTGGTGACCGTGCGCGTGGACGGCATGACGTTCCTGAAGCCGGTGGCGGTGGGCGATGTGGTGTGCTGCTACGCCCGCTGCGTCAAGCGCGGGACAACGTCCATCACCATCAATGTGGAAGTCTGGGTGAAAAAGGTTTCTTCCGAGCCTATCGGCCAGCGCTACAAAGCCACCGAGGCGATATTTATCTATGTCGCCGTGGATAAAGAAGGCAAGCCTCGTGCGATACCTCAGATAGATTAGTGCTTAAGAGAAGCCCGGCAATGCCGGGTTTTTTATTGCCGCATTTTATTATGCGGCAATAAGATTCCTGAGAGATGAAATAGGCGTAATCGTTATCAACAATGCAACGTTACATCCCACCGTATTATTTTTAGAAGACATGTCGCAATTTTAGATATAGTCAGTGAATCAGTCGCTGTGTTTTTGTACAGCGTGATATAGTGTTCAGGTGTTGAAACGGATGGCTTACAGAAGTGAGAAATATTGCATAATAAATTAGTTATGAAATAGCGCGACATAAAGGTGTGTCACCACCTCCATGTCGCTAACCACATGCAACTAAGAAGGAGTTGAACATAGCTACTAAGAATTTTAAGCCAGAAGTCACCATTTCCAAAACAAAATCAAACACGCCAGAAAATAATGCTGAAAACTGCGATTCGGTACGCAATAAATCAGATAAGTGCTTGCCAGCAACCCCATCCCCGCTTACCCGCACCGAGTTTTACGACCGGGTGTGGTACGACTATCTGCCGCTTCAGGGCGCGTGGATTTCACAGGCAGGTTTTACGCCAGGTATGCCAATAAAAATCCGCGTGATGCCGGACTGCATTGTGATTACCGCCCAGAACAGCCGCGAACTTTGGGGCTGTGCCGAGGGATTAAGCGACACGCATTTCAACAAGAAGAAGATGCAGCAGTGGATCAAAGACTTTCCTGGGGCGTTGAATGATACCGGCGATATCCCGGTTATCAGACGAGTGTCGCCCCGCTATGACTGTCTGAAGCGGGGTAAGGACTGAGCCTTAACGTAAAATCCCGGCTTGATGGCCGGGATATCTCTAAAGAAGCCCTAATGAATCCGGCAATTCTTTAACATACTCTGATTTATTTCCCAGGTACTCCTTAGATATATTGTGGAAAATATTAATGATGTCTTTTCTATCATTATCATCAAGTAATTGAAGCTCTGCTGACATTTGCTCCATTACTTCAATTGCTGTATCAGGATCTAGGCGCTCTTCATCCGTAAACTCCAAAAATATAGCTATATCAGCAATGACCTTTACCAATCTGGTATGACTATTCTTTGACAATTTTCACCTCTATATTCTTAATACCAAGCTCATCGAACATTTTCTGTGCACGATTAGCCTGTGCCTGATTTGGTACTTCCCAACGACCTGTCATTCCATTATTTTTCAGTGCTTCTGATTGCCGTAAAGCCTGATCTTTTGCCTTCTGGGTTGTTACAATGGACTGACCCCACAGCAGTAGACATTTCCTGTCCTCACGACGAGGCCTGTTCGAAGGCCTCCGGACTGACGCCGCCGAGATGACTGTGGCGCCGGGCCCGGTTGTAGAAGACTTCAATGTAATCGAAGATATCGGCCCGGGCCAGATCCCGGGTTTTGTATATTCTCTTCCTGATGCGTTCTTTTTTCAGTGAACTGAAGAACGATTCGGCCACCGCATTGACGCTCCTATGTCAAGAGCGGGCGATTGGCATAGGCGAGATCTGATAAAATCAATGGATAGAGTTCACGGACGATGTAGCGCTTCAGGCATCTCAGGATCTCTTTGGTCGACAGCCCTTCACCAGTCCTTCTGTCGACATAGATTCTTGTGCGCGGATCACTACGCATACGCACAAGGGCTATTGTCCACAGGGCGTTATTAGCTTCGCGTGAGCCGCCGCGGTTTAATCTGTGCCTGACAGTTTTTCCCGATGATGCTGGCAACGGATTTACGCCACAGAGCGATGCCAGAGCCGCTTCATTTTTTAAACGTTCGGGGTTATCACCTGCAACGGCCAGCAGTGTTGCAGCCGTCTGTGGTCCTACCCCAAACTGGCTACGAAGATGACTGGCATATTTACGGGTCAGTTTATCCAGTGATTCGTCCAGTTCATTCAGCTCTTCAGTCAGGGCCATCCATCGTTTCGCAAGGCTTCGAAGAGTGTTGCACAGGGCTATCCGCAATGGAGAATACTCTGATACCTCGCTGTTAATGCAGGCGGTAACGCATTCGTGTGGTTTCGATTTCCAGAGTTTGTCGCGGACATCCTGCGGGGCACTAACCAGCAGCGCACGAAGCTGATTAATCGCCTGCGTGCGGGCTTTTACTGCACTGCGTCGGGCAACACTGATAATCCGGAGAGCTTCACACGCGCCGGACTGCATTTTGGGTATGGCCTTGCTGCTCCCTGAAAGAACTGACCGGGCTGCATTTTCTGCATCCAGGGGATCTGACTTCCCTTCAAGGCGACGTTTTGAGCGATCTGGCCGATTAACTTCAACCACATAAATGCCATTCTTAATGAGATAACGTGTTAATGCGGCACCATACGTTCCGGTTCCTTCAATGCCAGCTCGTTCGAGACACCCAAAAGAACGAGCCCAATCAAGTAGTTCCAGATAACCAGTTTGATTTGTTTGAATAATGTGAGTGCCAAGCAGTTTACCTGCCTGACTGATAACAGCACCGACATGAATATCAAGGTGTGTATCAACCCCCAGGATCACGCTTTCAGAAGATTTGTGGTCGTTTTGCATGGTTTGCCCCCAGATATTGGTAGCACAACCATCCCCATCGCAGGACAGGACACTCGGGATGCAGTACAAAGCTCCTATCAGGTCACAAACGCTGGGCCCGGTTATGCCCGGGAAATACCAGAACAGACGACAGGTCAACACAAAGGCATCAGAGCCAATCCCAGCACGGGTCAGTCCAATCCGGTATTTGAAAGTATATTAGAATGAGTATCCCAGCAGTTGCCACGCCGACTCATACTGGGTGCCAGATTATTGGCCCGACAGAACCGTTGCCAGTCGTCGCTGCCGTACTGGCTGCCCTGGTCTGAGTGCACGATGACCTCGCTGTCCGGTTTACGTCGCCAGACCGCCATCATCAGCGCATCCAGTGCCAGTTCGCGTGAGAGAGTGGGCTTCATCGACCAGCCGACCACGTTACGGGCGAAGAGATCGATAACCACCGCCAGATACAGCCAGCCCTGCCAGGTGCGGATATAAGTAATATCGGTGACCCAGATCTGATTGGCTCGGACAACGGTAAACTGTCGCTGCACGCGATTAGGGGCAACAACGGAAGGTCTGCCGGCGATACGGCGAGGTGCCTTATAGCCGCGAACGGCTTTGATCCGGTTCAGTTGCATAATACGACCCACCCGATTTTTGCCGCAGGTCTCCCCGATTTCGTTCAGGTCGCCATGAACCCGCCGGTAACCGTATACGCCTCCGCTCAGTGAATATGAGTCGCGGATAAGCATCAGCAGACGCTGGTTATCTTTATCACGCGCCGAGACCGGGTTGTGCAGCCACGCATAGAACCCGGCCCGGGCAACATTCAGTACCCGACACATCGTCATGACACCCCTTACAGTGCGGTGCTCATTGATAAAGCGGTACTTCAGTCGGGCTCCCTTGCAAAGTACCGCGCGGCCTTTTTCAGGATATCCCGTTCTTCTTCGGTGCGTTTTAGCTGCGCCCGTAGTTTCAGGATCTCGCTTTTGGCTTCCAGTAAATCCCGGGCATGCTGTTCGCTGTTATCAGGTTTGATAGCCCGTAGCCACTTGTAGAGGCTGTGTGCAGAAACACCCAGACGGTCAGATACTTCGGCGACGGAATAACCGCGTTCCGTTATCTGACGGACGGCTTCTTCCTTAAATTCAGGTGTAAATCGTGGTGTGCCCATACGCTCCTCCTGTGCTCAAACTATAGGGCAGGATCGTCTACCGGGGTGGGGTCAGTCCAACAACGGCTCAGAAGTGTCTAGATTATCCGTGGCGATTCAAGGTGTGCTAATCCGGCACTGTTATGTGTGCTAATTAACACACCTTTTTACCCGACACTTCAACTCCGCGCAAAATAATAAAATGCAACAACATGATTGTAAAAGATAAATCTGCAAGACGAAGTCTTGCGTGGGGTGTGAGGTTTTTGGGCACAAGTAAAAAGCGGGATTTAATAATAACTCGCGGGAGGGGATTTTATTTGAGAGGATATTTTGGATATTGGCAAGCAGCGTTACCTGCGCGTTTGTAAGGCTGGATTTTTGGGGGCGGGACTGCGCCCTGACGGGATAGTTTTGGAGTGCCTATTATGGCGGCACTCTAAAAACATATCTTGTCTGGTAGTGAGCATATTCTGGATAAAAAATCCCACCACGGTGGCGGGATTTTCTGGTAATTATTTAGGGAAAGTAATGGCAACTTTGTACTCGTCGCAGATAAATCCCTCTTCAGCTCGATTATGCGGTGTTCTTTCTGCATTCCAATAACGCAAGGATGGCTCCGAGGCTTCTATAGTCTGGCGAACATCATTCGTTAAAGGGTTTGTCATGTAAATAACCTGTTCAACTTTAGACCACCCGTCAACAATATCGCCGATGCTATTGCCCTTACTCTTAGCCAAATCTATTGCATGATCTATATATGGAGATTTAGACATATTATTTACCTAAGTCAATCGTATCAATAAGTTTGAGGCTGGAGTTATAATCTTTTATGAAAAATTGTGTTCCTCCCCCAGGACCCAATAATGGATTTTGGCTTACTGTACCCATCGGGATTTCTATATCATTCATAACTTCGTAAACACCCATTTTAGGCCTGTAACCAAACTCAGGATGTGGCGAAACCTG
This region of Cedecea lapagei genomic DNA includes:
- a CDS encoding septation protein A, which translates into the protein MKQFLDFLPLIVFFAFYKMYDIFVGTWALIIATALALVYSWVKYRKLEKTTLVTFVMVAVFGGLTIYFHNAEFIKWKVSLIYGLFAAALLVMQFGMNKLLIQSMLGKEITLPTEVWTRLNIAWALFFIACGLLNIYVAFWLPESIWINFKVFGLTALTLVFTLLSGVYIYRHMPKEEQ
- the yciA gene encoding acyl-CoA thioester hydrolase YciA translates to MPNELPQGELVLRTLAMPADTNANGDIFGGWLMSQMDMGGAIQAKEIAHGRVVTVRVDGMTFLKPVAVGDVVCCYARCVKRGTTSITINVEVWVKKVSSEPIGQRYKATEAIFIYVAVDKEGKPRAIPQID
- a CDS encoding SymE family type I addiction module toxin, translated to MPATPSPLTRTEFYDRVWYDYLPLQGAWISQAGFTPGMPIKIRVMPDCIVITAQNSRELWGCAEGLSDTHFNKKKMQQWIKDFPGALNDTGDIPVIRRVSPRYDCLKRGKD
- a CDS encoding IS110 family RNA-guided transposase, coding for MQNDHKSSESVILGVDTHLDIHVGAVISQAGKLLGTHIIQTNQTGYLELLDWARSFGCLERAGIEGTGTYGAALTRYLIKNGIYVVEVNRPDRSKRRLEGKSDPLDAENAARSVLSGSSKAIPKMQSGACEALRIISVARRSAVKARTQAINQLRALLVSAPQDVRDKLWKSKPHECVTACINSEVSEYSPLRIALCNTLRSLAKRWMALTEELNELDESLDKLTRKYASHLRSQFGVGPQTAATLLAVAGDNPERLKNEAALASLCGVNPLPASSGKTVRHRLNRGGSREANNALWTIALVRMRSDPRTRIYVDRRTGEGLSTKEILRCLKRYIVRELYPLILSDLAYANRPLLT